The DNA sequence GTAACTCAACAATAAAGCGGTCCCCGTTCTGGCTGATACAATATAGATCGAAAACGGCTTTTCTATCCAATTCGTTTACGCCAATGTATTCATTTCGAGCATATTGAAGGTCTGTAATCTGGTGCTTCTCCGGCAACAGCTGATTCAGGAAGTCGATGAGCAGGTCTTTGTTGGCTTCTGTACCAAAAAGCCGCTTGAACCCGTAGTCAGTAAACGGGTTGATAAACCGGGATATAAACGCCATAAACGGTGGGATTGATTACCCATATAGACGACATAGCCACAAAAAAAGAACAGCCCGGCGACTGTTCTTTTTTTGTGGCTACTCTTCAGCCAACACTTTCGTTGGCTGTTGGCAACCGGCCCTGTTATTTCACCACCTGAAATTCGATGACAGAGTTGTCGTATACCCGGTGGGTGGCTTTTTTGAAATCCTTCTCGTCGGCTTTGAAAATATTATCGACGTAGGTCTGCGGATTTCGATCGATCAGCGGGAACCAGGTGCTCTGTACCTGGACCATAATCCGGTGGCCTTTTTTGAAGGTATGCAGTACATCCTGCAAGCGGAAGTTCACATCGGTTATTTCGCCCGGCTTGAACGGTTCGGGTTTCTCGAACGAGTTGCGAAACCGGCCCCGCATGGCTTCGGAACGGACCATCTGCTGGTAGTTGCCCAGGGTAATGTTCTTGTTAGGCATGTAAGGGTTATTCGGCTCGTCGGGCGGGTACACATCGATCAGTTTCACCACCCAGTCGGCGTCAGTGCCCGTGGTACTTACTTTTAGCTTCGCCGTGATTTCCCCGCCCAGGGTCATATCCTCGGTGAGTACGTCGGTCTGGAAGACCAGTACATCGGGACGGCGACCGGCAAAGCGCTGGTCTTCCGACATGTAATTGAACGGTGTGAAGCCCTGCGTTGTCGTAATATCTTCCGTGTACGGAACGGGCTTCATCGGATCCGATATGAATTCGGTAAAGCCATTGCCGCTCGGATCGGCCGATCCCATAATCTTGTTGGACGCCAGCATACCATCCGAATTAAGGAAATACTGTTTGGTCTGGGCGTCGGCAGCGGGCCATTTGTCGAAGGTGCGCCACTCGTTGCGACCCGTATTGAAGAGGTACGCTTCGGGCAGGCCGGTCTTTCCATCACCCGCTCCCTTGAGGAAGTGACTAAAGAACCGGGCTTCGATGTTGCGCTGGTAGAACGTAGCGATACTGTCGCCAAAGTAAATATTACTGTGCATGGTATGGCCCGTCTCCCGCGACCAGCGGCCGTGGCCGAAGGGGCCCATCACCAAGGTATTATACGCGCCGGGATTATTCTTTTCCACCGTTTTGTAGATGTTGAGCGGACCGTACAGGTCTTCGGCGTCGAACCAGCCCCCAACGGTCATCACGGCCGGCCGGACGTTTTTCAGGTGCGGCAGGATACTACGCTTCTGCCAGAACTCGTCGTAGTTGGGGTGCTCAACCGTTTCCTGCCAGTAAAAATTGTCTTTATAGTATTTCTGAGCATTTTTCAGCGGGCCCAGGTCGTACTGAAACTGAAAGCCATCTTTCGACCCGGTCTTGATGAATGCGTCGTCATACCAGGACTTCGTTGTGGGGCCGGGCGTCTGAATGCCGAATACGGGAAACGTGAACAGATACGCCTGAATGAACGCCCCGTTGTGGTGAAAATCATCGAAAAAGAAATCTGACACGGGCGCCTGGGGCGAAGCGGCTTTCAGCGCCGGATGGGCGTTGGGCAAGGATGCCGCCGTATAGAACCCGGGGTAACTGATGCCCCACTGCCCCACTCGACCGTTGTTGTTCGGCACGTTTTTCAATAGCCACTCGATGGTATCGTAGGTGTCCGAACTTTCGTCGGGCGACCCGGCTGTTGCTACCGACGTAGATGACTTTTTACGACCCTTCGTGGCTGCAGGTTGCGGGTCGGGCAGGTTGGGCGTCATGTTGGTCCACTTACCTTCCGAAGCCCAGCGTCCCCGAACATCCTGGTAAACGAAAATGTACTTGTCGCGCATTAACGTACCCGATGGTCCAACCGCACTGGCGTATGCATCAGGGCCGTAAGGGGCTACGCTGTAGCAGGTTCGCTGCATCAGAAACGGATACTTCGTCGTTGCCGCAGCATCTTTGGGCACGTATACAGCGGTGTGCAGTTTGGTCCCATCACGCATCGGGATTTTGTACTCGTACTTCTGGTAGTTTTCACGGACGTAATTGGCCGCCGGTGTCGTCTGGGCGAAAACCAGCGTGGGAGCCATAAACAGCAAGCGTATCAGTTGGTATACAGTATGTTTCATAGGGGTCAACAGACAGGTTGTCAAATATACGGGCCAAAAACAAAAATGCCGGTAAAGGTTGCGTTCCAGAACACATACCTTCAACCGGCATTCGGATACCCAATCTACCCTCTGCTACTATAGAATTGCAGTGAATTCTTAAAGTCGCACTAACCAAATCAATGCATCAGCTGACGGTTAAATCAGATGACACTGTCCGCAACAGCTGGGCACCCAAACGGAGAAACCCATCAATTACTTTCTTGAACAAATATGCGTTTTATTTATTAATCGCAATAAATGTTAACTAAATATTAATGAATATATTTATTAAGCGCGACTATCAATAAATTATTGATGCTAAATACCCTATTTGGTGCATAGTTTTAATCGCGCACAGCTGGATGTCACCCATTAAAGCAGTTGCCGAGGAGCAAAAAAACTGCTCGTTTAGCCTCTGTAGAACAGAGGCTAAACGAGCAGTTCTGAATAAGCGGCAGCCGAACAACCGGCCGGGTGTTCGGTCGGTTAGAGGCTGAAAATTTTTTTCATCAATACCCACTTCTGGCCGGGCTCAGCACTGGGCAGCGCTTTCTGATAGCGCCACATGAGCGTTTCCCACTCCTGCACTTTTGGGTTGGCCGCATCCATGGCACCTTTCCGGTCAAAACTAAACTCCTCCGTCGTTTCCATGAGGAGAAATAAGCGGTTCTCCACCCGGTAGATTTCCATATTCGTTACTCCCCCGTCGTATATGCTTTGCCGGATCTCCGGCCATATCGCTTCATGGTATCGTTCGTATTCGGCAATCAGGGCCGGGTCATCCTGCAAATCAAGGGCGAGGCAATAGCGCATATAAAAAAAACGGTTGACGTCAGTACAGAAACACTTAACAAAAGAATAGACTACCCTTACACAACGGGCGCATGCAGCACATCTTCCCGGCGGGACTGGTACCCTTTCAAGGCGTAGTATACAATAAACGAAAAGCAGACCAGCGGCACCATCAGCGCGTATACAGCGCCGTTCGCGAAGAGGGCACCGGCCACCAACGGCATGAGCGCGCCACCCACAATGCTCATGATCACCAGCGACGAGGCTATTTTTGACTCAGCCGCACCCAGATTCTTGGTTGCCAGGGCGAAGATGGTCGGGAACATGATTGACTGAAAAAAGTAGGTAAAACTCAGAGCAATCACCGCCGTAACCCCGCCCGTCAGCATCGACAGGATAATCATGGCCACCGACCCGGCCGAGAACAGCGCCAGCACGACGTTGGGCCGTACCCGCGTCATCAGCGATGTCCCGACAAACCGCCCCAGCATGAACAGCACCAGCGCAAACGAGGCATGGAAACCCGCAATCTGCGTTGGCGACAGATCGGTTGGCGAGCCGGTCAAAGCATTGATGGCATTCATATAACCCTGCGCCAGTGCCCAGTGTCCATCGCGGGAGAAATCCAGTTTAAGATCGACAAAGTAACCCCACAGGGTCGCCTGCGCACCTACGTTGGCAAATTGTGCGACTACACCCAGAGCCAGGTGGCGGTGCCGCAACACGCTCGTGATGGGCACACTACCCGCTGACTTTTCTTCTTCTGACCCTACTTCGGGCATTTTGGTGATGAAGAACAGGAGCGCCATGAAGGCAACCATCGAGCCAATAACCAGGTAGGGACCTTGCACCGATAAGGCTTCGTCAACCCGAATAGCTTCGGCCGCGGCTGGTGCCATAGCGGTCAGCATCTCGGGCGTGTACTCGGTTTTTGAGAAGATAAACAACGCACCGATGATTGGTCCCAGGATAAGGCTGATTCCGTTAAACGACTGCGAAAAATTCAGTCGCCATTCTGACTTGGCTGGATCACCGAGGACCGTTACGTACAGGTTGGCGGCCGTTTCCAGAAAGGCAATGCCACAAGCCATGGTGAACAGCGCAAACAGGAAGAAACTGTAGACCCGCACTTCGGCCGCGGGGTAAAACAGAAACGCCCCCCCGCCGTACAGCAGCAGCCCGAACAGAATACCGCGCTTGTAGCCGTACTTCCGCATGACGTAGCCCGCGGGCAGCGCCATGAAAAAATAACCCAGGTAGAACGCAAAATCGACAATGCCCGCCTGAAACCGGTTGAGATCCAGCGCGATCTGAAACTGCTTGATCAGCGATCCGTTCAGGCTGTTGGCGAGTCCCCATAGAAAAAACAGACTCGTTACGAGCGCGAAGGCAATGCCGTAGTTGCCCGTTGACTGGCCGGGTTTGAGGGTAACGTTTTCGGTAGTTGGTCCGAGTGCCATTGGTTTAGGTTTAGGAATGTCTGCAATTGGGTTACTGCGTTCCGGCTGGTCAACACGTTTCTATTCAACCGAAAGCCGGTTGAGCATTAATCAGTGATGGCCCGGTCGAGGTGCGTGTACCCGCCGTCGACATGGATAAGCTGACCGGTCGTGTGGCTTGATCTGTCGGACAGCAAAAATGCTACGGTGTTCGCAATTTCTTCGGTCGTGGTCATCCGCTGCTCCAGCGGAATTTTCGACACGATCTGCTGAAGTTTCTTCTCAGGCTCCGGCAGGGTCTTGATC is a window from the Spirosoma rigui genome containing:
- the fucP gene encoding L-fucose:H+ symporter permease — translated: MALGPTTENVTLKPGQSTGNYGIAFALVTSLFFLWGLANSLNGSLIKQFQIALDLNRFQAGIVDFAFYLGYFFMALPAGYVMRKYGYKRGILFGLLLYGGGAFLFYPAAEVRVYSFFLFALFTMACGIAFLETAANLYVTVLGDPAKSEWRLNFSQSFNGISLILGPIIGALFIFSKTEYTPEMLTAMAPAAAEAIRVDEALSVQGPYLVIGSMVAFMALLFFITKMPEVGSEEEKSAGSVPITSVLRHRHLALGVVAQFANVGAQATLWGYFVDLKLDFSRDGHWALAQGYMNAINALTGSPTDLSPTQIAGFHASFALVLFMLGRFVGTSLMTRVRPNVVLALFSAGSVAMIILSMLTGGVTAVIALSFTYFFQSIMFPTIFALATKNLGAAESKIASSLVIMSIVGGALMPLVAGALFANGAVYALMVPLVCFSFIVYYALKGYQSRREDVLHAPVV
- a CDS encoding CocE/NonD family hydrolase gives rise to the protein MAPTLVFAQTTPAANYVRENYQKYEYKIPMRDGTKLHTAVYVPKDAAATTKYPFLMQRTCYSVAPYGPDAYASAVGPSGTLMRDKYIFVYQDVRGRWASEGKWTNMTPNLPDPQPAATKGRKKSSTSVATAGSPDESSDTYDTIEWLLKNVPNNNGRVGQWGISYPGFYTAASLPNAHPALKAASPQAPVSDFFFDDFHHNGAFIQAYLFTFPVFGIQTPGPTTKSWYDDAFIKTGSKDGFQFQYDLGPLKNAQKYYKDNFYWQETVEHPNYDEFWQKRSILPHLKNVRPAVMTVGGWFDAEDLYGPLNIYKTVEKNNPGAYNTLVMGPFGHGRWSRETGHTMHSNIYFGDSIATFYQRNIEARFFSHFLKGAGDGKTGLPEAYLFNTGRNEWRTFDKWPAADAQTKQYFLNSDGMLASNKIMGSADPSGNGFTEFISDPMKPVPYTEDITTTQGFTPFNYMSEDQRFAGRRPDVLVFQTDVLTEDMTLGGEITAKLKVSTTGTDADWVVKLIDVYPPDEPNNPYMPNKNITLGNYQQMVRSEAMRGRFRNSFEKPEPFKPGEITDVNFRLQDVLHTFKKGHRIMVQVQSTWFPLIDRNPQTYVDNIFKADEKDFKKATHRVYDNSVIEFQVVK
- a CDS encoding L-rhamnose mutarotase, producing the protein MRYCLALDLQDDPALIAEYERYHEAIWPEIRQSIYDGGVTNMEIYRVENRLFLLMETTEEFSFDRKGAMDAANPKVQEWETLMWRYQKALPSAEPGQKWVLMKKIFSL